The Nitrospirae bacterium YQR-1 genomic interval ACCCACTACAGCCACAACCCAAAACATGTCGGTAATTGCAGGGAATGAATATGTAAAGGGACCGCCGCCGAAAGTTACGTCCCAGTGACGGCGCGGTACTCCAAGGTACCCAAGGGTCGAAAGCCCGGCTGAAAGAGTAACAACACCGAGAGCAAACATCCAGGGCACCGCCTTAGCTACACCGTACAGCGAAATCTTCTTTCTGAATATAAGGGGTATCAGATAATACGTAGCACCCATGAAGGTCAAAGTAGTTCCACCGACAACCGTGCCTTTGAAGTGCCCGGGCACCGCTATCGTGTTATGGATTATCATGTTTGCCTGCTCGGCACCGTTGATAACACCGGTAACACCGCCGATGAATCCAAATATTACTATAGATAAAAATACAGCCACAAAAGCCGGATTTCCCCACGGGCAATTCTTAAGCCAATCGAATAACCCCTTCGTATATCCACGACGTCTCTGAGCAGTTTCAACCGCTGAGGGAACTGCAAATGCGTGAATCATAGAGGCCAGCACCGCCAAATACATAAAGTAACTGGTGTTTAAGACCTTCCATGAAGGCGAGGGAACAGGGTCAACTAAAAGATGGTGAGCAGAAGCCAGGTTTATACCAATCATATAAAATAGAAATGCTATTCTGCTGACTTTTTCGTTTATTGATGTACCACCAACGGTTAAAAATGCACCAAGATACCATATGGATATCATAGCAGCGACGTTGACCTGCTGTGCAGAGTGTCCGAAGCCCCAGAAGATCAGCCTGTAAATAATACTGTCAACTGAGTCAATAAGCCCTAGTGACCACAAAAATGTAGGGACATAGATCACTGCACCCGGTAATAGTGTGCCAACACCCAAGATAGAGGCGGTAAGGAGACCAAACGTAAACAGAGGAAGCGGTCCGTCTCCATATGTTTTTTCCTTTTTAGCAACAATTATATTTGCAAAGAAAAGACCAATTACAATCAGAGCTCCCACAGCAAACAGGATAATCCCCAGGTAGTACAGTGGGTCAGCTTTAAGGGGGGCATACGATGTAAACAAAACATCCGCCGTTCCTGTAAGCACAGTATAGGCCACTAAGGCAGTTCCTACAACCATCATGACAAAAGACGCCCATGCTACAGAAGGGGCAACCATTCGTGCGTTAAGTACAATGGTTGAACCAAACAACAGCCCCGCCATCTCCCAGAAAACTATCCATACAACCAGCGCAACTAAACCGTGGAGAGTCAGTATTCTGTAAAACCAATCAACGGGTAGAAGATGTATCACCTGCCATCTCGTCAATAAAACAAGCATGGCTGCCGTTACGCCCAGAAGAAGCGCTACGACCGATACAACTGCATTTGCCTTGATTAAAGGCAACACCCGTTTATCTACTTTAAATCCGGTAATATCGCATGTAGTAAACATTATATTGTGCTCCTCCTTCAGCTTTAATCTTCAACTACTATCTTGCCAATCATCGAATGATGACCAGGGCCGCAGTACTCGTTACAGATCAGCCGGAAATCACCAGTGTATGTAGGCTTAAACGTTAGTACATAATCATATCCAGGATGTATCAGGAAGTTCATGTTCATAGGCTGAAGCGAAAACCCATGAAGGAGATCCAGGGATGATACATGAAACCTGTACTTGGCTCCCTTTTTAAGGATAAGTACCGGTTCCCATCTCCACGTTGTGCCGATAACATATACGTCACTGTCGGGAGCGGGTTTAACAACAGGAATGCCGGCCTCCTCTCCAATCTGGTATTTCTTCCAGTTTGCCTGAGCCATCTTGTAAAATTCATCCGGCGAGGTGTTGTAAACAGTATAAGATGGGTTCTGCTTGCCTACTAAATGCCACAAAACCATGATTGCAAACAGTGCCAGCGCAACTACCGTTGCACACATTATCCACATTTTTTCATCTTTTGCAACCTTCTTATGAAACCATCCTTTTTCCGGTGCAAGTATTGCCATTTTATTTCCCTCCTAATATTAAATCTTTAAGGGCAGCCGGAACCTGGGGTATTGTTACGATCTTGTATGCCCCCCATACAAAATAGGTGAGGGCAAATATGACGTTTGAAAGCACTAAAAGAGCTATCGGACTATCAAGTAATTTTTCTATAAATGTTCTGTCATCCATATTCTTCACCTCCGTTATTTAACCAATCCCATTAACTTTTGTGTAAAAGACACAAGATGCCAGCGATCGTCCTCATTGAGCGAATCCTCATATGATGGCATTCCTGTCCCGTCAAGACCCGTAGTATATGCAAGATAGATATCCTCCGGAGTGTTACCTCTTTTTAATGCTCCGACTGTAAAGTCAAACGGAAGTATCGCTCTTTTCATATCATCTTTGATAGTTTCCGACTTGGTACCATCTCCTCTGCCCTTTTCACCATGGCACTCCCAGCATTTCATGTTTTTCCATACCTGCTCGCCCTTTGCTACCGACTCAGGGCTTCCAACCCACCCAGGCTTTGCAGTTACGGTTATGGCAGTCCCGGGCTGTTCATCCTTCCACCTCGCTGAAAATGTCTTAATGTACTGAATTACCGCCATTTTCTCCTGATCGGAAAGGTCTCTGCCGGCAGGCATACTTGACCTTGGGATGCCACGTGATAATATATTCATTAGGTCGGCATCCGTCGGTAAGGAGCCTGTCTGGGTTGACCTGAACCTGAAAGAACCGAAGGTAAAATCACGGGGATAAATCTTCCATATCTTACCGTCCTTCTTCTTAGAAACAAACTCAGCCGTTCCTTTCCCATCTCCCTTTAGGCCATGACAGAAGGCACACCTTCTCTCATAAACCGTTTTGCCAAGCTGAACCGTCTGGGGGTCCGCTCCATAACTTTCCCCTACAACAAAAGCCCAAAAAACAACACCAAGAACTACTAACGATACAACTCTGCCTTTCATTTTTGCCCTCCTTATGGGGTAAATTGTTGTGTACTCCCTATGTTAATATCAAAAAACTTACACATAGAGTAATTATGCTTAAACCTCCCTAACTAATTTAGAATTTACTTAGCACTATAGCTCAGTTTCAAAAACTGCCGAATTATATATTAATGAAAATAAAAAATCAATGACATAAGGCATGTTCATTAAAAAAATATTTTTAAAAAAAGTGATTTCTGTTACGCTTACACATGGCTATGATATAAATCATAGCATAAACTTATCATTATCAGGCAGGATAATAACATGAAAGAACAAATAAAACCGACAACACCACTAAAAGTTTTTCACCGTATTACCAATGTGTTCAGCAGCTTGTTCTCTTTTAAGCTAAACCCGCTTCATTTTCTTGGGGCAATTGCAATTTATCTGCTCGTTGCTGACACGATATCCGGTATCTATTTGTATATATTTTACAATATAGATCCCAGATTTTGTTTTTCTTCAGTTGAGAAAATATCCGCAAGTTTTATGGGCAATCTGATGAGAGGTGTTCACAGGTACACCTCGGCAGCCTTAATTTTTACGACACTTGTGCACACTGTGCATGTGTTGGTTACAGACCGTTTCCGCATGTTTCGATGGGTGGCGTGGATAACCGGTGTTTTGGCTTTGATGGTCTTTATTGTTATCGGAATATCCGGCTACATTTTGGTATGGGACGCTAAAGCTCAGCTTATAGGTGTGCTTACCGGAAAGTTTCTGAGCTATCTGCCGATATTCGGTGACTCGATTATGAGCACTTTTTTTGGCAACGACATCAAGCTTCTCGGCGGACTATTCAGGATGCTTCTTTACTTTCATGTGGCTCTGACCATTGGCATAGTGTTTGTGCTTTGGATTCATGTTATGAGAAATGCGCGTCC includes:
- a CDS encoding cbb3-type cytochrome c oxidase subunit I, whose amino-acid sequence is MLVLLTRWQVIHLLPVDWFYRILTLHGLVALVVWIVFWEMAGLLFGSTIVLNARMVAPSVAWASFVMMVVGTALVAYTVLTGTADVLFTSYAPLKADPLYYLGIILFAVGALIVIGLFFANIIVAKKEKTYGDGPLPLFTFGLLTASILGVGTLLPGAVIYVPTFLWSLGLIDSVDSIIYRLIFWGFGHSAQQVNVAAMISIWYLGAFLTVGGTSINEKVSRIAFLFYMIGINLASAHHLLVDPVPSPSWKVLNTSYFMYLAVLASMIHAFAVPSAVETAQRRRGYTKGLFDWLKNCPWGNPAFVAVFLSIVIFGFIGGVTGVINGAEQANMIIHNTIAVPGHFKGTVVGGTTLTFMGATYYLIPLIFRKKISLYGVAKAVPWMFALGVVTLSAGLSTLGYLGVPRRHWDVTFGGGPFTYSFPAITDMFWVVAVVGGAIAFLAVLAWVIVVVVSVFFGTPVRGKEDMQLTLSDIPPADDNHSGFVAPGTFALTIIFMIAFLIFTTLNWGWLSVMWEVK
- a CDS encoding cytochrome c oxidase subunit II, which translates into the protein MAILAPEKGWFHKKVAKDEKMWIMCATVVALALFAIMVLWHLVGKQNPSYTVYNTSPDEFYKMAQANWKKYQIGEEAGIPVVKPAPDSDVYVIGTTWRWEPVLILKKGAKYRFHVSSLDLLHGFSLQPMNMNFLIHPGYDYVLTFKPTYTGDFRLICNEYCGPGHHSMIGKIVVED
- a CDS encoding c-type cytochrome codes for the protein MKGRVVSLVVLGVVFWAFVVGESYGADPQTVQLGKTVYERRCAFCHGLKGDGKGTAEFVSKKKDGKIWKIYPRDFTFGSFRFRSTQTGSLPTDADLMNILSRGIPRSSMPAGRDLSDQEKMAVIQYIKTFSARWKDEQPGTAITVTAKPGWVGSPESVAKGEQVWKNMKCWECHGEKGRGDGTKSETIKDDMKRAILPFDFTVGALKRGNTPEDIYLAYTTGLDGTGMPSYEDSLNEDDRWHLVSFTQKLMGLVK